Proteins from a single region of Deinococcus apachensis DSM 19763:
- a CDS encoding FAD-binding oxidoreductase, protein MTTGNPEKVALSTTSPAPRPRSNGKPDNVLAAELTRLLGPKKVLSNLSERMNYRYDAIQFGATPLAVVLPESTADVVTAVRVARAAGVPVVGRGAASGLSGGAAPTLPGLVISFTRMTRLDIFPERREARAQAGVVTLAVTEKARPHGLIYPPDPASFRTSTIGGNLGENAGGPLCFKYGVSGDYVKELEFVDANGDVHELTRDAYDLAGLLIGSEGTLGLITEATLRLTPPPKFTRTLMASFPEVGACAEAVSAAIAAGAVPGKLEFMDQACTNAVEDFLAIGLPREAGAVLLVDTDGDDLETVEEERALVEAACLNAGGTVRRAATDAESAALWQARRSVSPALGRIRPQRMNEDIVVPRSALPEVVREVRALGDASGLPLVQFGHIGDGNLHPNILFDPRRESPEAVHDLAHQIALVAIRHGGVLSGEHGIGTMKRSFMRDAVDPVTLGALRDVKRALDPAGTLNPGKILPDEEGTHAHP, encoded by the coding sequence GTGACGACTGGGAATCCTGAGAAGGTCGCCCTGAGCACCACCTCCCCCGCGCCAAGGCCCCGCTCGAATGGGAAGCCGGACAATGTCCTGGCCGCCGAGCTCACCCGCCTGCTGGGGCCAAAGAAGGTGCTCTCCAACCTCTCGGAGCGGATGAATTACCGCTATGATGCGATTCAATTCGGGGCGACGCCACTGGCGGTCGTGCTGCCCGAGTCGACGGCGGACGTGGTGACAGCGGTGCGGGTGGCGCGGGCGGCGGGCGTGCCCGTCGTGGGGCGCGGGGCGGCGAGCGGGCTGAGCGGCGGGGCGGCGCCCACGCTCCCGGGCCTGGTGATCTCCTTTACCCGCATGACCCGGCTGGACATCTTCCCCGAGCGGCGCGAGGCGCGGGCGCAGGCGGGCGTGGTGACCCTGGCGGTGACGGAGAAGGCCCGGCCTCACGGCCTGATCTACCCGCCCGACCCGGCCTCCTTCCGCACGAGCACCATCGGCGGGAACCTGGGCGAGAACGCGGGCGGGCCGCTGTGCTTCAAGTACGGGGTGAGCGGCGACTATGTGAAGGAGTTGGAGTTCGTGGACGCGAACGGGGACGTGCATGAGTTGACCCGCGACGCCTACGACCTCGCCGGGCTCCTCATCGGGTCGGAGGGGACGCTGGGCCTGATCACGGAGGCAACCTTGCGACTGACCCCCCCGCCGAAATTCACCCGCACGCTGATGGCGAGCTTCCCCGAGGTGGGCGCCTGTGCCGAGGCGGTCAGCGCCGCCATCGCCGCCGGGGCCGTGCCGGGCAAGCTGGAATTCATGGACCAGGCCTGCACGAACGCGGTCGAGGACTTCCTCGCCATCGGACTTCCGCGTGAAGCCGGGGCCGTGCTGCTGGTGGACACCGATGGCGACGACCTGGAGACGGTGGAGGAGGAGCGCGCCCTGGTAGAGGCGGCCTGCCTGAACGCTGGGGGCACCGTGCGCCGCGCGGCCACCGACGCGGAGAGCGCCGCCCTCTGGCAGGCCCGCCGCAGCGTGAGCCCCGCCCTGGGCCGCATCCGCCCCCAGCGCATGAACGAGGACATCGTGGTGCCCCGCTCCGCCCTCCCGGAGGTGGTGCGGGAAGTCCGCGCGCTGGGCGACGCCTCCGGCCTGCCCCTCGTGCAGTTCGGGCACATCGGCGACGGGAACCTGCACCCCAACATCCTCTTCGACCCCCGGCGCGAGTCCCCGGAGGCCGTTCACGACCTTGCCCACCAGATCGCCCTCGTCGCCATCCGCCACGGCGGGGTGCTGAGCGGCGAACACGGCATCGGCACCATGAAACGCTCCTTCATGCGCGACGCGGTGGACCCGGTGACACTGGGGGCGCTGCGCGACGTGAAACGCGCTTTGGACCCGGCTGGAACGCTCAATCCCGGCAAGATTCTTCCCGACGAGGAAGGAACCCATGCCCATCCTTGA
- a CDS encoding DUF5639 domain-containing protein — protein sequence MPILDLSPGDQTITVTGDTALLEVYAALPPGLYPPFPRVELPDGVGGLVLRGGFGQTFFFGAEVLGVTFRAPSGRVIRAGGRTVKNVQGYDLTRPFVGSFGVMGEALEVTLRLRPGLSARHVSAPGQLDSLGSPTARFTWQDGEEVHLLHFGHAREVEGTLSGVPGAREVTGPLDLTSRFPDGMGLGEGGTLRDRRFGWVNGGSAPPVPPLFARVAAAL from the coding sequence ATGCCCATCCTTGACCTCTCGCCCGGGGACCAGACGATCACGGTGACGGGCGACACGGCCCTGCTGGAGGTGTACGCGGCCCTGCCGCCCGGCCTCTACCCCCCCTTCCCACGTGTGGAACTGCCGGATGGGGTGGGCGGGCTGGTGTTGCGCGGCGGCTTCGGGCAGACCTTCTTCTTTGGAGCCGAGGTGCTGGGCGTGACCTTCCGTGCCCCAAGCGGGCGGGTGATCCGGGCGGGTGGGCGCACGGTCAAGAACGTGCAGGGCTACGACCTGACCCGGCCCTTCGTGGGCTCCTTCGGGGTGATGGGCGAAGCGCTGGAGGTCACGCTGCGGCTGCGCCCCGGCCTGAGCGCGCGGCACGTCTCGGCGCCTGGGCAGTTGGACTCCCTCGGTTCCCCGACCGCCCGGTTCACCTGGCAGGACGGGGAGGAAGTTCACCTGCTGCACTTCGGCCACGCCCGCGAGGTGGAGGGGACGCTGAGCGGGGTGCCGGGCGCGCGGGAGGTCACCGGACCCCTCGACCTCACCTCCCGTTTCCCCGACGGAATGGGCTTGGGGGAGGGCGGAACATTGCGGGACCGCCGTTTCGGTTGGGTCAACGGAGGCTCGGCCCCACCCGTCCCGCCCCTGTTCGCGCGGGTCGCCGCCGCCCTGTAA
- the surE gene encoding 5'/3'-nucleotidase SurE, giving the protein MTHPEQHARPRILVANDDGIFSPGIKALALALSDVGDVVVVAPDVEQSAVGHGITIRRPLRFKHTASAGFGELPAYRVDGTPADCVVLGVHLLGRPDLVVSGINLGPNLGDDLTHSGTVAAAIEGLALGLPAIAFSQRPSDGGEYSFTAGAAYAARLAREVLERGLPPRVLLNVNFPAPPAQGVRVTRVGEHRWEDAIVTRLDPEGREYHWVAGASRAPDAHDLDTDYGAVQAGYISVTPVRLDLTARDLLDEVADYVPEV; this is encoded by the coding sequence ATGACCCACCCGGAACAGCACGCCCGGCCCCGTATCCTTGTTGCCAATGACGACGGCATTTTCTCGCCCGGCATCAAGGCGCTGGCGCTCGCCCTGTCGGACGTGGGGGATGTGGTCGTGGTCGCGCCCGACGTGGAGCAGTCGGCGGTCGGGCACGGCATCACCATCCGCCGCCCGCTGCGCTTCAAGCACACCGCGTCGGCGGGTTTCGGGGAGCTTCCCGCCTATCGGGTGGACGGCACGCCCGCCGACTGCGTGGTGCTGGGCGTCCACCTGCTCGGGCGGCCCGATCTGGTCGTCAGCGGCATTAACCTGGGGCCAAACTTGGGCGACGACCTGACGCACTCGGGGACGGTCGCGGCGGCCATCGAGGGGCTCGCGCTGGGGCTGCCTGCCATCGCCTTCAGCCAGCGCCCCAGCGATGGCGGGGAGTACAGCTTTACGGCGGGGGCCGCCTACGCCGCCCGACTGGCGCGCGAGGTGCTGGAACGGGGACTGCCGCCGCGCGTGCTGCTCAACGTCAATTTCCCGGCGCCCCCGGCGCAGGGTGTGCGCGTCACTCGGGTGGGCGAACACCGCTGGGAGGACGCCATCGTGACGAGATTGGACCCGGAGGGCCGCGAGTACCACTGGGTCGCCGGGGCCAGCCGCGCTCCCGACGCGCACGACCTGGACACCGATTACGGCGCGGTACAGGCGGGTTACATCAGCGTGACCCCAGTCAGGCTGGACCTGACCGCCCGCGACCTGCTGGATGAGGTCGCGGACTACGTGCCGGAGGTGTAG
- a CDS encoding permease prefix domain 1-containing protein, giving the protein MRETEVYLNRATRGLWGQKRRDAQTELRGAIEDKVYRYRLLGLSEAEAARAALRDLGSPHAIARDLSRVHTPRKGSRRTPSRGCHAARRAGAGAGADGECSFFDSSTFLPVE; this is encoded by the coding sequence ATGAGGGAGACGGAAGTATACCTGAACCGGGCCACCCGTGGCTTGTGGGGCCAGAAGCGGCGGGACGCCCAGACCGAACTGCGCGGGGCCATCGAGGACAAGGTGTACCGCTACCGCCTGCTGGGCCTGAGCGAAGCAGAGGCTGCTCGCGCCGCCCTGCGTGATCTGGGGAGCCCCCACGCCATCGCCCGGGACCTGAGCCGAGTGCATACCCCCCGCAAGGGTTCGCGCCGCACTCCTAGCCGGGGTTGCCACGCTGCTCGGCGTGCAGGCGCTGGCGCAGGGGCCGACGGTGAGTGCAGCTTCTTCGACTCCTCCACCTTCTTGCCAGTTGAATGA
- a CDS encoding PadR family transcriptional regulator yields the protein MDAQQLKGHLDLLLLATLEQGPRYGGQIIAHVQASTDGYFTLREGTLYPALHRIEKAGWIRGEFQLLPRGGSPVKVYALTPGGREELRRQRERYERFSAAVRGVIGGQA from the coding sequence ATGGACGCTCAACAGCTCAAAGGTCACCTCGACCTGCTTTTGCTCGCCACCCTGGAACAGGGGCCGCGCTACGGGGGGCAGATCATCGCCCACGTGCAGGCGAGTACGGATGGGTACTTCACCCTGCGGGAGGGCACCCTGTACCCGGCCCTGCACCGCATCGAGAAGGCTGGATGGATCAGGGGCGAGTTCCAGCTCCTCCCGCGTGGGGGCAGCCCGGTCAAGGTGTACGCCCTGACCCCGGGCGGCCGGGAGGAACTGCGCCGCCAGCGCGAACGCTACGAACGCTTCAGTGCCGCCGTGCGCGGCGTAATCGGGGGCCAGGCATGA
- a CDS encoding antibiotic biosynthesis monooxygenase family protein has product MTPRPQVHYTEVRGDQAEDDLRSFLNALPSQPGFLGAELLVSPAQPGLALVASRWSGQAPPLPLLAGARAWVFEVLEAR; this is encoded by the coding sequence ATGACTCCCAGGCCACAGGTGCATTACACCGAAGTTCGCGGCGATCAGGCCGAGGACGACCTCCGCTCATTCCTGAACGCCCTGCCCTCCCAGCCGGGCTTCCTGGGCGCCGAACTGCTCGTCAGTCCTGCCCAGCCGGGCCTGGCCCTGGTGGCGAGCCGCTGGTCCGGCCAGGCGCCGCCCCTCCCCCTGCTAGCGGGAGCGCGGGCCTGGGTCTTCGAGGTGCTGGAGGCGCGGTAG
- a CDS encoding LysM peptidoglycan-binding domain-containing M23 family metallopeptidase: MNSPLIQSPSRSRTWVAPARHLLATGVLVLAGLASAATNYRVRSGDNLTTIARRAGISISALKAANPKLRNADHVEAGQVLRIPNRQLPGQTHRVKSGENLTVIAHRYSFTLSQLLRANPQIDAGRPLRAGVTVRIPGRNVAARLPSTASRTPAARSASRPAQGATVRSASIRVSAVPSASGWLWPVAGYRYISSGFGERNIDGDHEMHYGVDIVAPEGTNVRAARSGRVLESRADFERGWGWTVVIEHPDGWITRYAHLSANLARAGDRVVRGQLIGRVGNTGRSTGPHLHFGTYLRWNPKDPLRLYGE, translated from the coding sequence GTGAATTCCCCTCTCATCCAGAGTCCGTCCAGGTCGAGAACGTGGGTGGCCCCGGCCCGGCATCTTCTTGCCACCGGGGTGCTCGTCCTGGCGGGCCTGGCGAGCGCCGCGACGAACTACCGGGTGCGCTCCGGCGACAACCTGACCACCATTGCGAGGCGCGCGGGTATCAGCATCTCGGCGCTCAAAGCCGCGAACCCGAAGCTGCGGAATGCCGACCACGTCGAGGCCGGGCAGGTGCTGCGGATTCCCAACCGGCAGCTTCCGGGGCAGACGCACCGGGTGAAGAGCGGAGAGAACCTGACCGTCATTGCACACCGCTACAGCTTCACCCTCTCGCAACTGCTGCGCGCCAACCCACAGATTGACGCCGGGCGTCCGCTGCGGGCCGGGGTCACCGTTCGTATCCCCGGGCGCAACGTGGCCGCGCGGCTGCCGAGCACGGCGAGCCGGACCCCGGCGGCGAGGAGTGCCAGTCGTCCCGCCCAGGGGGCGACTGTCCGCAGCGCATCCATCCGGGTGTCCGCGGTTCCCTCGGCGTCAGGGTGGCTGTGGCCGGTGGCGGGGTACAGGTATATCAGCAGCGGCTTCGGTGAGCGCAATATCGACGGGGACCACGAGATGCACTACGGGGTGGACATCGTGGCGCCGGAGGGCACCAATGTCCGGGCCGCCCGCTCGGGGCGGGTGCTGGAATCCCGCGCCGATTTCGAGCGGGGCTGGGGCTGGACCGTCGTGATCGAGCACCCGGACGGTTGGATCACCCGCTACGCCCACCTCAGCGCCAATCTGGCCCGGGCGGGTGACCGGGTGGTACGCGGGCAGTTGATTGGCCGGGTGGGCAACACCGGCCGCAGCACCGGGCCACACCTGCACTTCGGCACCTACCTGCGCTGGAACCCCAAAGACCCCCTCAGGCTGTACGGCGAGTGA